One part of the Myxococcales bacterium genome encodes these proteins:
- a CDS encoding nitroreductase family protein, whose protein sequence is MAAPFDLKETDRLLSTTRAVRRRLDLERPVEREVILDCIRLSQQAPTASNTQQWRWLVVMDPEKRKAVGEIYGRGKQFIDQARAQLPDADAQTHRVYDSAGWLLDHMGEVPALVIPCLQGRLPDGAPHGMAAAIYGSIFPAMWNFQLALRSRGLGSTLTTISLFFEADIAKLLNIPDDVMQVALLPVAYTVGTDFKLAVRQPPEEITCFDEWSS, encoded by the coding sequence ATGGCCGCCCCCTTCGATCTCAAAGAGACAGACCGATTGCTTTCCACCACGAGAGCGGTGCGCCGTCGCCTCGATCTCGAGCGCCCCGTCGAACGAGAAGTGATCCTCGACTGCATTCGTTTGTCCCAGCAAGCACCGACCGCATCAAACACGCAACAATGGCGTTGGCTGGTCGTGATGGATCCCGAGAAGAGAAAGGCCGTCGGGGAGATCTACGGGCGCGGCAAGCAGTTCATCGATCAAGCCAGGGCACAACTCCCCGACGCCGATGCCCAGACCCACCGCGTCTACGACTCCGCGGGATGGTTGCTCGATCACATGGGCGAAGTGCCGGCGCTGGTGATCCCGTGCCTGCAGGGCCGTTTGCCGGATGGTGCGCCGCATGGGATGGCGGCTGCCATCTACGGCTCGATCTTTCCGGCGATGTGGAACTTCCAGCTTGCACTGCGCAGTCGGGGGCTCGGTTCGACGCTGACGACGATCAGCCTGTTCTTCGAAGCCGATATCGCAAAACTTCTGAACATTCCCGACGACGTGATGCAGGTCGCGTTGCTGCCGGTTGCGTACACGGTGGGAACCGATTTCAAGCTGGCGGTCCGGCAACCGCCGGAAGAGATCACCTGCTTTGACGAGTGGTCGTCCTGA
- a CDS encoding diguanylate cyclase, with translation MTHTILIIDDDQAVHNMVDEHLRADDLRVLHTCSPMEGIQLAAVELPDVVLLDVNMPGMDGLKVCRHLKEAETTRDIPIIFLTVNRDAKQIARALDCGGSDYIHKPFEQVELQARVRATLRTKRMLDLLKVQARIDGLTGLKNRAALDDALEASMSAFQRMDAPMSLLMLDVDHFKEINDQHGHGVGDEVLRHIGEVISATCRPYDTACRFGGDEFTVIFGQTLASQSELAAKRMMAAIVGQPVRAEKYELNIKLSGGLVSVENLPDEATVADLVKAADAALYEAKRSGRGRLVIHE, from the coding sequence GTGACTCACACAATTCTGATTATCGACGACGACCAAGCTGTACACAATATGGTGGACGAGCATCTTCGTGCCGACGACCTGCGTGTACTGCACACCTGCAGCCCAATGGAAGGAATTCAGCTGGCTGCCGTCGAGCTTCCCGACGTCGTTCTGCTCGACGTCAACATGCCGGGTATGGACGGACTCAAGGTCTGCCGCCATCTGAAGGAAGCGGAAACCACGCGTGACATCCCGATCATCTTTCTGACGGTAAACCGCGACGCCAAGCAGATCGCGCGTGCCCTCGACTGCGGTGGAAGCGACTACATCCACAAGCCCTTCGAGCAAGTCGAGCTTCAAGCCAGAGTGAGGGCAACCCTGCGAACGAAACGCATGCTCGATCTCCTCAAGGTGCAAGCGCGCATCGACGGGCTCACGGGCCTCAAGAATCGCGCGGCCCTCGACGACGCCCTCGAAGCTTCGATGTCCGCGTTTCAGCGCATGGACGCGCCGATGTCGCTGCTGATGCTCGACGTCGATCATTTCAAAGAGATCAACGACCAACACGGCCACGGTGTCGGAGACGAAGTTCTGCGACATATCGGCGAGGTCATCTCGGCGACCTGCCGGCCCTACGATACGGCGTGTCGCTTTGGAGGAGACGAATTTACTGTGATCTTCGGCCAGACTCTCGCGTCCCAATCCGAACTCGCTGCGAAGCGAATGATGGCCGCGATCGTTGGGCAACCGGTCCGCGCAGAGAAATATGAGCTCAACATCAAACTGAGCGGCGGCCTGGTCTCGGTCGAAAATCTCCCCGACGAGGCGACGGTCGCCGATCTCGTCAAAGCGGCGGACGCAGCCTTGTATGAGGCGAAGCGCTCGGGTCGAGGCCGGCTCGTAATCCACGAATAG
- a CDS encoding transmembrane 220 family protein → MRVVAGVFAAVFLLSAAVQWNDPDPLRWICAYLVAAVLSITAAMGRTLLIPNAAAAAVFAAWFLSLAPTIGSADPEAFTSFQMKDVSHEEPREAMGLALCAVWTAVLAGFAWRAKHHCEHRA, encoded by the coding sequence ATGAGAGTGGTAGCGGGGGTATTCGCAGCGGTCTTTCTGCTCAGCGCCGCTGTACAGTGGAACGATCCCGATCCGCTTCGCTGGATTTGCGCATATCTCGTGGCAGCGGTGCTCTCGATCACAGCAGCGATGGGACGCACCCTGCTGATCCCGAACGCAGCGGCCGCGGCGGTGTTCGCCGCCTGGTTCCTGTCACTCGCCCCAACGATCGGATCCGCCGACCCTGAAGCCTTCACTTCGTTCCAGATGAAAGACGTGAGCCACGAAGAGCCGCGGGAGGCGATGGGGCTGGCCCTGTGTGCTGTTTGGACCGCCGTCCTGGCGGGATTCGCGTGGCGCGCCAAGCATCATTGCGAGCACCGCGCCTAG